The Kitasatospora setae KM-6054 genome contains a region encoding:
- a CDS encoding D-alanyl-D-alanine carboxypeptidase family protein, protein MGESPQSERRDGEARSAETEEAPHEPGERAAGNGTVHLRVRDADTPTTSLRLPADLPESSAALTDPRPTPRDEPAPESETAEDETAEDETAEDETAEPDGTEEPDGEPAGEAPAPADPRRTMALRAAEAKAEPTMMLRLPTAPEEPAEAEAGSEEEPESEPEGVPAGPQPTMTLRMSDLAAAEKAKPKEKAEAEAEEPAKADVEDAASAAKPEPTMTLRVEKDRPERTVMLRLPKEAAEPAAGPEAKTKPLPAPTAKPAPEPEPAAAPEARTEPVPAAKPEARTKPLPAPAPVAAPVQPPAQAPVPVPAAEAAAGPESTIEALEVLKALSARPMTPLRRALKRITIWGVFLAVVVGVLVAAQLLRPLPTPAAKLSLADSFTFGGEQPNIPWPAKGQAAAEVVGVGPLGGSGEEKPVPIASVTKVMNAYLILQAHPLKKGESGPTLTVDKQAAQESGNADESTVTLKEGQQLSEYEALEMLMLPSANNVARLLARWDSGSEEEFVKKMNATAAQLGMPNTTYADPAGYDNNTKSTAKDQLKLAEKVMQLEIFKQIVAEPDTKFNGQRVFNTNALLGKNGNIGVKTGSSTPAQSCLMWAAVKEIGGVQRMILGVTLGQPQTKEEMSLVRAAQPPSQRINVAAQAALAGQTLAKQGDVVGYVDDGVGGRVPLVAAKDLTVAGWNGVTAKVTLAPVGTIAHTLAAGTRIGTLAAGEGDGRVEVPVTLQKDLAPASISARLLRLG, encoded by the coding sequence GTGGGCGAGTCCCCGCAGAGCGAGCGGCGTGACGGCGAGGCGCGGTCGGCCGAGACCGAGGAGGCCCCGCACGAACCCGGCGAGCGCGCGGCGGGCAACGGAACCGTCCACCTCCGCGTCCGCGATGCGGACACCCCCACCACCAGCCTCCGCCTCCCGGCCGACCTCCCCGAGTCCAGCGCCGCCCTGACCGACCCCCGTCCCACCCCTCGGGACGAACCGGCCCCCGAATCCGAGACGGCGGAGGACGAGACGGCGGAGGACGAGACGGCGGAGGACGAGACGGCGGAGCCGGACGGGACCGAGGAGCCTGACGGGGAGCCGGCCGGGGAGGCGCCGGCTCCGGCCGACCCGCGGCGGACGATGGCGCTCCGGGCGGCGGAGGCGAAGGCCGAGCCGACCATGATGCTGCGGCTGCCGACGGCGCCCGAGGAGCCGGCCGAGGCCGAGGCCGGGAGCGAGGAAGAGCCCGAGTCGGAGCCGGAGGGCGTTCCGGCCGGTCCGCAGCCGACCATGACGCTGCGGATGTCCGACCTGGCCGCGGCGGAGAAGGCGAAGCCGAAGGAGAAGGCGGAGGCGGAGGCGGAGGAGCCGGCGAAGGCCGACGTCGAGGACGCCGCGTCCGCCGCGAAGCCCGAGCCGACGATGACGCTGCGGGTCGAGAAGGACCGCCCCGAGCGGACCGTGATGCTGCGGCTGCCCAAGGAGGCCGCCGAGCCGGCCGCCGGGCCGGAGGCGAAGACCAAGCCGCTCCCCGCGCCCACCGCGAAGCCTGCACCCGAGCCCGAGCCCGCCGCCGCGCCCGAGGCGCGGACCGAGCCCGTCCCGGCCGCGAAGCCCGAGGCGCGGACCAAGCCGCTGCCCGCGCCCGCGCCCGTTGCCGCCCCCGTCCAGCCGCCCGCCCAGGCGCCCGTTCCGGTGCCCGCCGCGGAGGCCGCGGCCGGGCCGGAGAGCACCATCGAGGCGCTGGAGGTGCTGAAGGCGCTGAGCGCGCGTCCGATGACGCCGTTGCGGCGGGCGCTGAAGCGGATCACCATCTGGGGTGTGTTCCTGGCCGTGGTGGTGGGCGTGCTGGTCGCGGCGCAGTTGCTGCGGCCGCTGCCGACGCCCGCGGCGAAGCTCTCGCTGGCCGACTCGTTCACCTTCGGCGGCGAGCAGCCCAACATCCCGTGGCCGGCCAAGGGCCAGGCCGCGGCCGAGGTGGTGGGCGTGGGCCCGCTGGGCGGGTCGGGCGAGGAGAAGCCGGTGCCGATCGCGTCCGTCACCAAGGTGATGAACGCGTACCTGATCCTCCAGGCGCACCCGCTGAAGAAGGGGGAGAGCGGCCCGACGCTCACCGTCGACAAGCAGGCCGCCCAGGAGTCCGGCAACGCGGACGAGTCGACGGTGACGCTGAAGGAGGGCCAGCAGCTCAGCGAGTACGAGGCGCTGGAGATGCTGATGCTGCCCTCGGCCAACAACGTCGCCCGGCTGCTGGCCCGCTGGGACTCCGGCAGCGAGGAGGAGTTCGTCAAGAAGATGAACGCCACCGCCGCGCAGCTCGGCATGCCCAACACCACCTACGCGGACCCGGCGGGCTACGACAACAACACCAAGTCGACCGCCAAGGACCAGCTGAAGCTGGCCGAGAAGGTCATGCAGCTGGAGATCTTCAAGCAGATCGTCGCCGAGCCGGACACCAAGTTCAACGGCCAGCGGGTCTTCAACACCAACGCGCTGCTCGGCAAGAACGGCAACATCGGCGTGAAGACCGGCTCGTCGACGCCCGCCCAGTCCTGCCTGATGTGGGCGGCGGTCAAGGAGATCGGCGGCGTGCAGCGGATGATCCTCGGCGTCACGCTGGGCCAGCCGCAGACCAAGGAGGAGATGAGCCTGGTGCGCGCCGCCCAGCCGCCGAGCCAGCGGATCAACGTGGCCGCGCAGGCCGCGCTGGCCGGGCAGACCCTGGCCAAGCAGGGCGACGTGGTCGGCTACGTGGACGACGGCGTGGGCGGCCGGGTGCCGCTGGTCGCCGCCAAGGACCTGACCGTCGCGGGCTGGAACGGCGTCACCGCGAAGGTCACCCTGGCCCCGGTCGGCACGATCGCCCACACCCTGGCGGCCGGCACCCGGATCGGCACCCTCGCGGCGGGCGAGGGCGACGGCCGGGTCGAGGTGCCGGTCACCCTGCAGAAGGACCTCGCGCCGGCGTCGATCTCGGCCCGGCTGCTGCGCCTGGGCTGA
- a CDS encoding YhjD/YihY/BrkB family envelope integrity protein has product MTESTEPLRRAEQDPSPGPGRWDAAKARAARLAETAKGAPERIPLVGRAVSNLIRVNLLDNATRLAAQAFLSALPALFVIAVFAPATLKHSVTGSLRDQLGLEGTAQQQVQQLMSTPADGAAQSFGVLGAVVTLASATALSRALQRVCERAWEMPKNSARLALWRWVVWLLGWLVFLVVQVPLRKGFGAGPWLGVPLLFLASTGVWWWTQHLLLGGRIRWYPLLPGAVLCGVGEVCLGVASQVYLPHAMTTSVEKFGPYGVVFTALSWLIVLFSAVTLALVLGRVLAEEPVLSRYLGTRTEPGRW; this is encoded by the coding sequence GTGACGGAGTCGACAGAACCCCTGCGACGGGCGGAGCAGGACCCCTCCCCCGGCCCGGGCCGGTGGGACGCGGCGAAGGCCCGGGCGGCCCGGCTCGCCGAGACCGCGAAGGGCGCCCCCGAGCGGATCCCGCTGGTCGGCCGGGCGGTCAGCAACCTGATCCGGGTCAACCTGCTGGACAACGCCACCCGGCTGGCCGCCCAGGCCTTCCTCTCCGCGCTGCCCGCCCTGTTCGTGATCGCGGTGTTCGCCCCCGCGACCCTCAAGCACAGCGTCACCGGCTCGCTGCGCGACCAGCTCGGCCTGGAGGGCACCGCCCAGCAGCAGGTCCAGCAGCTGATGAGCACCCCGGCGGACGGCGCCGCGCAGAGCTTCGGCGTGCTCGGCGCCGTGGTCACCCTGGCCTCCGCGACGGCCCTCAGCCGGGCCCTCCAGCGGGTCTGCGAACGGGCCTGGGAGATGCCGAAGAACAGCGCCCGGCTGGCCCTGTGGCGCTGGGTGGTGTGGCTGCTCGGCTGGCTGGTCTTCCTGGTCGTCCAGGTGCCGCTGCGCAAGGGCTTCGGCGCCGGCCCGTGGCTGGGCGTCCCGCTGCTCTTCCTGGCCTCCACCGGCGTGTGGTGGTGGACCCAGCACCTGCTGCTCGGCGGCCGGATCCGCTGGTACCCGCTGCTGCCCGGCGCGGTGCTGTGCGGCGTCGGCGAGGTCTGCCTCGGCGTCGCCTCCCAGGTGTACCTGCCGCACGCGATGACCACCTCGGTCGAGAAGTTCGGCCCGTACGGGGTGGTGTTCACCGCGCTGTCCTGGCTGATCGTGCTGTTCAGCGCCGTCACGCTGGCCCTGGTGCTGGGCCGGGTGCTCGCCGAGGAGCCGGTCCTGAGCCGCTACCTCGGCACCCGCACCGAGCCCGGCCGCTGGTAG
- a CDS encoding polyprenol monophosphomannose synthase, which yields MSSSPETPFAGLGKILVIIPTYNEAENVERIVSRVRAAVPEAHVLVADDNSPDGTGKLADAVADADDHVKVLHRKGKEGLGAAYLAGFRWGIDGGYDVLVEMDADGSHQPEELPRLLTALRSSDLVLGSRWVPGGAVVNWPKSRLLLSKGGSTYSRLMLDVPIRDVTGGYRAFRKETLLGLGMDQVASQGYCFQVDLAWRAVKAGFKVAEVPITFVEREHGASKMSRNIVVEALWRVTAWGLDERLSKLTRKK from the coding sequence GTGAGCTCCTCCCCGGAGACCCCGTTCGCCGGTCTCGGCAAGATCCTGGTGATCATCCCGACCTACAACGAGGCCGAGAACGTCGAACGGATCGTGTCCCGAGTCCGCGCCGCCGTCCCCGAGGCGCACGTGCTGGTCGCGGACGACAACAGCCCGGACGGCACCGGCAAGCTCGCCGACGCCGTCGCGGACGCCGACGACCACGTCAAGGTGCTGCACCGCAAGGGCAAGGAAGGTCTCGGCGCGGCCTACCTGGCCGGGTTCCGCTGGGGCATCGACGGCGGCTACGACGTGCTGGTCGAGATGGACGCGGACGGCTCGCACCAGCCGGAGGAGCTGCCCCGGCTGCTGACCGCGCTGCGCAGCTCCGACCTGGTGCTGGGCTCCCGCTGGGTGCCCGGCGGTGCGGTGGTGAACTGGCCGAAGTCGCGGCTGCTGCTCTCCAAGGGCGGCTCGACCTACTCCCGGCTGATGCTGGACGTGCCGATCCGGGACGTCACCGGCGGCTACCGGGCCTTCCGCAAGGAGACCCTGCTGGGCCTCGGCATGGACCAGGTGGCTTCGCAGGGCTACTGCTTCCAGGTCGACCTGGCCTGGCGCGCGGTGAAGGCCGGCTTCAAGGTCGCCGAGGTGCCGATCACCTTCGTCGAGCGCGAGCACGGCGCGTCCAAGATGAGCCGCAACATCGTGGTCGAGGCGCTCTGGCGGGTCACCGCCTGGGGCCTGGACGAGCGGCTCTCCAAGCTCACCCGGAAGAAGTAG
- a CDS encoding MFS transporter, which translates to MRGSPGDRRPLLLGSALVGMLAFATVPAAQALGAMTAAQLYAVAFANGCATVVFSVAQQAALPVLVAPGQLGAATGQAESAERTAAILGPPAAAVLFHRVWPAAPFLVDALSFAVIAVLLGRIRTHLGPDAPSGVPSDEPPRGGLLAGARSLLRDPLLRDLTLLNSAGDLLFAGVGLLMIVLLRGGGQQGAGIGLVFSVAAAGGLAGSLVANRLEDRLGMAAAVIGKHVLTALLFPVLLLGLPPLGVGLLWGAISFQVSVVGVIQRKHVLLATSAELMGRVQSFTAFLSFGSLPVGAALTGLALDLAGPRGTVAGYTAALALLAAASIASRAIRTTRPPGLIRP; encoded by the coding sequence GTGCGGGGGTCGCCGGGCGACCGGCGGCCGCTGCTGCTGGGCTCGGCGCTGGTCGGCATGCTGGCGTTCGCCACCGTGCCCGCGGCCCAGGCGCTGGGGGCGATGACGGCCGCCCAGCTCTACGCGGTGGCGTTCGCCAACGGCTGCGCGACGGTCGTCTTCTCGGTGGCGCAGCAGGCGGCGCTGCCCGTTCTGGTGGCGCCGGGGCAGCTGGGCGCGGCGACCGGGCAGGCGGAGTCGGCGGAGCGGACGGCCGCGATCCTCGGACCGCCCGCCGCCGCCGTCCTGTTCCACCGGGTCTGGCCGGCGGCGCCGTTCCTGGTGGACGCCCTCTCGTTCGCCGTCATCGCGGTGCTGCTGGGGCGGATCCGCACGCACCTGGGCCCGGACGCGCCGTCGGGCGTGCCGTCGGACGAGCCGCCGCGGGGCGGGCTGCTCGCGGGGGCCCGCAGCCTGCTGCGCGACCCGCTGCTGCGCGACCTGACGCTGCTCAACTCGGCCGGCGACCTGCTGTTCGCGGGCGTCGGCCTGCTGATGATCGTGCTGCTGCGGGGCGGCGGGCAGCAGGGCGCCGGGATCGGGCTGGTGTTCTCCGTGGCGGCGGCCGGCGGCCTGGCCGGATCGCTGGTGGCCAACCGGCTGGAGGACCGGCTCGGGATGGCCGCCGCCGTGATCGGCAAGCACGTCCTGACCGCGCTGCTCTTCCCCGTCCTGCTGCTCGGCCTGCCGCCGCTCGGGGTGGGGCTGCTGTGGGGCGCGATCTCCTTCCAGGTGTCGGTCGTCGGCGTGATCCAGCGCAAGCACGTGCTGCTGGCGACGTCCGCCGAACTGATGGGCCGGGTCCAGAGCTTCACCGCTTTCCTCTCCTTCGGCAGCCTCCCTGTCGGCGCCGCCCTGACCGGCCTGGCACTCGACCTCGCCGGCCCCCGCGGCACGGTGGCCGGCTACACCGCCGCCCTGGCCCTGCTCGCGGCGGCGAGCATCGCCAGCCGCGCGATCCGCACCACCCGCCCGCCCGGGCTCATCCGCCCCTGA
- a CDS encoding NB-ARC domain-containing protein, with product MARPERLIDPDAGPLAEFANDLRALRESSGKPSYRDLAKVALFAPSVLSSAASGHRLPTLPVTLAFVAACGGDQQEWEHRWRWLARHLGVHQVDAASAGRHSSATGKRGRRSVPAVTRLPRPKQIPRGLTTFVGRESITAEAISRMRLDADHRRPLLITGPVGMGKTALALRLAAMASNDYPDGQLFANLNCTDPGAGAHHVATGFLHALGLPPELLPADPIQQVSLYRSMLAERRLLVLLDGVKDEEQIRPLIGASGQSLTLVTSRARLLGLDDTHRVELCALSNEASVTLLSRIAGAARMRAEGDAVSAVADACGNSPLALNLLGRRLAARPEQTIRSVADQLSRPDLALELIAVGDVKLRDRLAAAYRRLPADTRSALLFLTHHLSDGTTAATAASVLDIPQATAETRLESSVDAGLLWRSATTGRYYSLRLVGAFLREMLDVERRSARAPEVPRRPVLRSVPRSGPVPHEPALSGFWYDCG from the coding sequence GTGGCCAGGCCTGAACGTCTGATCGACCCCGATGCCGGGCCACTGGCGGAGTTCGCCAATGACCTGCGAGCTCTGCGAGAAAGCTCCGGAAAGCCGAGCTACCGGGATCTTGCCAAGGTCGCGCTCTTCGCCCCGTCGGTCCTCTCCAGCGCCGCGAGCGGCCATCGTCTTCCGACACTGCCGGTGACACTGGCGTTCGTCGCGGCATGCGGTGGCGATCAGCAGGAGTGGGAACACCGTTGGCGCTGGCTCGCCCGGCATCTGGGCGTCCACCAGGTGGACGCCGCATCGGCCGGGCGGCATTCCAGCGCGACCGGCAAGCGCGGGCGAAGGTCCGTTCCCGCCGTGACGCGCCTGCCGCGGCCGAAGCAGATCCCCCGGGGTCTCACCACGTTCGTCGGCCGGGAGTCGATCACGGCCGAGGCGATAAGCCGCATGCGGCTCGACGCCGACCACCGACGTCCGCTGCTGATCACCGGTCCGGTCGGTATGGGCAAGACCGCACTCGCGCTGCGCCTGGCCGCCATGGCATCGAACGACTACCCGGACGGCCAGCTCTTCGCGAACCTGAACTGTACGGATCCCGGGGCGGGCGCCCACCACGTCGCGACCGGCTTTCTCCACGCGCTGGGCCTGCCGCCGGAGTTACTCCCCGCGGACCCGATCCAGCAGGTCAGTCTTTATCGCTCGATGCTTGCGGAACGCCGACTGCTCGTCCTGCTCGACGGGGTCAAGGACGAGGAGCAGATCCGCCCGCTGATCGGCGCGTCGGGACAGAGCCTGACCCTCGTCACCAGCCGGGCCCGGCTGCTCGGACTCGACGACACGCATCGCGTTGAGCTCTGTGCCCTCAGCAACGAGGCGTCGGTCACCCTTCTCAGCCGGATCGCCGGGGCGGCGCGGATGCGGGCCGAGGGCGATGCCGTATCCGCCGTCGCCGACGCCTGCGGCAACTCCCCGCTGGCGCTCAACCTGCTCGGCCGCCGGCTCGCGGCGCGGCCCGAGCAGACCATCCGCTCGGTCGCCGACCAGCTGAGCCGTCCGGACCTGGCGTTGGAGTTGATCGCTGTCGGCGATGTCAAGCTCCGCGACCGGCTCGCCGCCGCCTACCGACGGTTGCCGGCGGATACCCGCTCGGCCCTGCTCTTCTTGACCCACCACCTGTCCGACGGAACCACGGCGGCCACCGCCGCCTCGGTCTTGGACATACCGCAGGCAACGGCCGAAACCAGGCTGGAGTCGAGCGTCGACGCGGGCCTGCTCTGGCGGTCCGCGACGACCGGACGTTACTACTCGCTGCGGCTGGTCGGGGCGTTCCTCCGGGAGATGCTCGACGTCGAGCGCCGCAGTGCGCGCGCGCCGGAGGTGCCGCGGCGACCCGTGCTGCGCTCGGTCCCGCGATCCGGACCGGTCCCCCACGAGCCTGCCCTCAGCGGCTTCTGGTACGACTGCGGATGA
- a CDS encoding MFS transporter gives MASITTNSDKRPDSPSVLASFRATPVPVRYLLGGILVNQAGAFAQSFLLLYLTVNRFSVGQAGIALTVYSAGAVLGTLTGGEVTHRAGPRNTIIGAMTVSAVLISTVPWLATPALYGVLLVVVGLAGLATQAYRPASSVLLAELMPAENRVMAFAMQRTAISAGSALGPLIAAALVLVDWDLLFWVDGLTALAYAGLALIFFPAGTSTRAQERTNVPTRSAYLALLRDGRFLLFLLSMLLGALIYGQYYVALPLQITADGYPTAVYSAVLVVSSLTLILFELKVTSYTQNRPAHRVSAFGQAVFGIGLIGYALAALNVTVLFIATLLVAFGAMFSGPMMFSYPATFPDTVKARYIAAHQASFGLGLALGPVFGVAVWEALHRGVWWVCGLLGLVSAVLALVSMAPRADAAPREDPELREDAAPQEDAVP, from the coding sequence ATGGCGAGCATCACAACGAACTCTGATAAACGTCCGGATTCGCCGAGCGTTCTCGCGAGTTTCCGAGCTACCCCGGTTCCGGTCAGATACCTGCTCGGGGGCATATTGGTCAACCAGGCCGGTGCCTTCGCGCAGAGCTTTCTGCTGCTCTATCTGACCGTGAACCGTTTCTCGGTCGGTCAAGCCGGCATCGCGCTCACCGTCTACAGCGCGGGAGCCGTGTTGGGCACCCTGACCGGTGGGGAGGTGACGCACCGAGCGGGTCCGCGGAACACGATCATCGGTGCCATGACCGTCTCGGCGGTTCTGATCTCGACAGTCCCCTGGCTGGCCACGCCGGCGCTCTACGGAGTGCTGCTGGTCGTCGTCGGACTGGCCGGTCTCGCCACCCAGGCCTATCGTCCGGCGTCGTCCGTGCTGCTGGCGGAGCTGATGCCGGCCGAGAACCGGGTGATGGCCTTCGCCATGCAGCGCACGGCGATCAGCGCCGGCTCGGCACTCGGCCCGCTGATCGCGGCCGCGCTGGTGCTGGTCGACTGGGACCTGTTGTTCTGGGTGGACGGCCTGACGGCCCTGGCGTACGCCGGCCTGGCTCTGATCTTCTTCCCGGCCGGCACGTCGACCAGGGCCCAGGAGCGGACGAACGTCCCCACCCGGAGTGCCTATCTCGCTCTTCTGCGGGACGGCCGGTTCCTGCTCTTCCTGCTCTCGATGCTGCTCGGCGCCCTGATCTACGGCCAGTACTACGTCGCCCTGCCGCTGCAGATCACCGCCGACGGATATCCCACCGCGGTGTACAGCGCCGTTCTGGTGGTCTCGTCGCTGACGCTCATCCTGTTCGAACTGAAGGTGACCTCGTACACCCAGAACCGTCCGGCCCACCGGGTCAGCGCGTTCGGTCAGGCGGTCTTCGGCATCGGGCTGATCGGGTACGCGCTGGCCGCACTGAACGTGACCGTTCTCTTCATCGCCACGCTCCTGGTCGCGTTCGGGGCGATGTTCAGCGGACCGATGATGTTCTCGTACCCGGCGACCTTCCCGGACACGGTGAAGGCCCGCTACATCGCCGCGCACCAGGCGTCGTTCGGGCTCGGACTGGCACTGGGCCCGGTCTTCGGCGTCGCGGTCTGGGAGGCGTTGCATCGCGGGGTGTGGTGGGTCTGCGGCCTGCTGGGCCTGGTCTCGGCGGTCCTCGCCCTGGTCTCGATGGCGCCGCGGGCAGACGCCGCGCCGCGAGAGGATCCCGAGCTGCGGGAAGACGCCGCCCCGCAGGAGGACGCCGTTCCCTGA
- a CDS encoding HNH endonuclease signature motif containing protein: MSDRPELPESLKRDLALEVGFTCPFQGCQFPVQDRCHIIDHAKGGPDVFGNLLSACSAHHRMHTLGQITSQDLRVIKARLAWESDRYTGTETTFLSLFAQNHGTYFAHPAATRTCLRNLVADGYIERVESGPDAARESAQGRDLWHLTEVGRHFARAWAESKALQNTFHGSGLRARPGA, translated from the coding sequence ATGAGTGACCGTCCAGAGCTTCCCGAAAGCCTCAAGCGCGACCTTGCCCTTGAAGTGGGCTTCACGTGCCCGTTTCAGGGTTGTCAGTTCCCCGTCCAAGATCGCTGCCACATCATCGACCACGCCAAGGGCGGACCCGATGTCTTCGGGAACCTCCTGAGTGCGTGCTCCGCCCACCATCGGATGCACACTCTCGGACAGATCACCTCTCAGGACCTTCGCGTGATCAAGGCTCGACTGGCATGGGAGTCGGATCGGTACACCGGAACCGAAACGACCTTCCTCTCCCTTTTCGCGCAGAACCACGGCACCTACTTCGCGCATCCTGCCGCGACCCGGACGTGCCTCCGCAACCTTGTGGCCGACGGCTACATCGAGAGGGTGGAGTCCGGTCCGGACGCAGCCCGAGAAAGCGCGCAGGGCCGGGACCTTTGGCACCTGACCGAAGTGGGGCGTCACTTCGCGCGCGCATGGGCGGAGTCGAAGGCCCTGCAGAACACCTTCCACGGCTCTGGCCTGAGGGCCCGTCCGGGAGCGTAG
- a CDS encoding AI-2E family transporter produces MLVAAAVVALVVALCVLLRAAVVPLLIAVLITALVEPVSRRLVVRGLPRAPAAAAGCLLLVVVVGGALWVVVRLISDAAAGLAASLRAAAERASGTDPFAQAVRGAASGLEQLGRSLGAGVVSGALGGVGLAAQVLACGVLTLALAFFLLRDRPQLVAALRRIAPAGQEEKVLGVARTGYGAMSGFMRGTTIIAGIDAGFIALGLTLLGVPHALGLGALVFVGAYVPYAGAFLSGLTAVVVAFADGGLGEALWAFGIVLGVQALEGAILQPAVQSRTVMLHPAVVLLTIAAGASLGGLLGTLLAVPLTAAAVGVVKLVREW; encoded by the coding sequence GTGCTGGTGGCGGCCGCGGTGGTGGCGTTGGTGGTCGCGCTGTGCGTGCTGTTGCGGGCGGCGGTGGTGCCGCTGTTGATCGCGGTGCTGATCACCGCGCTGGTGGAGCCGGTCAGTCGGCGGTTGGTGGTGCGGGGGTTGCCGCGGGCGCCGGCCGCGGCGGCGGGCTGTCTGCTGTTGGTGGTCGTGGTGGGTGGGGCGTTGTGGGTGGTGGTGCGGCTGATCTCGGACGCGGCGGCCGGCCTGGCCGCCTCGTTGCGGGCGGCGGCGGAGCGGGCGTCCGGGACGGATCCGTTCGCGCAGGCGGTGCGCGGTGCGGCGAGCGGGCTGGAGCAGTTGGGGCGGAGTCTGGGCGCGGGCGTGGTCTCCGGGGCGTTGGGCGGGGTGGGGTTGGCCGCGCAGGTGCTGGCCTGCGGGGTGTTGACGCTGGCGTTGGCGTTCTTCCTGTTGCGTGACCGGCCGCAGTTGGTGGCGGCGCTGCGCCGGATCGCGCCGGCCGGGCAGGAGGAGAAGGTGCTGGGGGTGGCGCGGACCGGCTACGGCGCGATGTCCGGTTTCATGCGCGGGACGACGATCATCGCGGGCATCGACGCCGGTTTCATCGCACTGGGCCTGACCCTGCTGGGCGTGCCGCACGCGCTGGGCCTGGGCGCGCTGGTGTTCGTCGGCGCCTACGTGCCGTACGCGGGGGCGTTCCTGTCCGGTCTGACGGCGGTGGTGGTGGCGTTCGCGGACGGCGGCCTGGGGGAGGCGCTCTGGGCGTTCGGCATCGTGCTGGGCGTGCAGGCGCTGGAGGGGGCGATCCTGCAGCCGGCCGTGCAGAGCCGGACGGTGATGCTGCACCCGGCGGTCGTCCTGCTGACGATCGCGGCGGGCGCCTCGCTGGGCGGCCTGCTCGGCACCCTGCTGGCGGTGCCGCTCACCGCCGCCGCGGTCGGGGTGGTGAAGCTGGTGCGGGAGTGGTGA
- a CDS encoding HPP family protein, whose protein sequence is MRAGSFAMGALLVLVGFGVALHQPVLIPPLAASAALVHGAPGLPISQPRNLVGGQLLSAVVGFGVLAVAGSGPWAAAVAGGLALVAMLLAHVPHSPAAATAVIVVLQAPRPLVFLPLLALATAVLVLFGLLPHRVGGHPVRYPVAW, encoded by the coding sequence ATGCGGGCCGGAAGCTTTGCCATGGGGGCACTGCTGGTGCTGGTGGGATTCGGGGTGGCGCTGCACCAGCCGGTGCTGATTCCGCCGCTGGCGGCGAGTGCGGCGCTGGTGCACGGGGCGCCCGGGCTGCCGATCTCGCAGCCCCGGAACCTGGTCGGGGGGCAGTTGCTGTCGGCGGTGGTGGGGTTCGGGGTGTTGGCGGTGGCGGGGTCGGGGCCGTGGGCGGCGGCGGTCGCGGGCGGATTGGCGCTGGTGGCGATGCTGCTCGCGCACGTGCCGCACTCGCCGGCGGCGGCGACCGCGGTGATCGTGGTGCTGCAGGCGCCGCGCCCGCTGGTGTTCCTGCCGCTGTTGGCGCTGGCGACCGCCGTGCTGGTGCTGTTCGGGCTGCTGCCGCACCGGGTCGGCGGGCATCCGGTGCGCTACCCCGTCGCTTGGTGA
- a CDS encoding ATP-binding protein — translation MSRNRPQLSLLTLDSTPESVAGARRHTAQVLECWRARVELSDAARLVVSELATNAVRARSDRNGFTLSLALRDGALLVQVGDPDPRPPRPRPAGPDATGGRGLHLVDALSTRWGYYRTRPHGKVVWAELLAEAEAGTGPGPTRVDARQPLLPATPPSAERC, via the coding sequence ATGTCCCGAAACCGGCCGCAGCTCAGCCTGTTGACGCTCGACAGCACCCCCGAATCGGTCGCCGGGGCCCGCCGCCACACCGCACAGGTGCTGGAGTGCTGGCGCGCCCGGGTCGAACTCTCCGACGCCGCCCGGCTGGTGGTCTCCGAGCTGGCCACCAACGCGGTCCGGGCCCGCTCCGACCGCAACGGCTTCACCCTCTCGCTGGCCCTGCGCGACGGCGCCCTGCTGGTCCAGGTCGGCGACCCGGACCCCCGCCCGCCCCGCCCCCGCCCGGCCGGCCCCGACGCGACCGGCGGCCGCGGCCTGCACCTGGTCGACGCGCTCTCCACCCGCTGGGGCTACTACCGCACCCGGCCGCACGGCAAGGTCGTCTGGGCCGAACTCCTCGCCGAGGCCGAGGCCGGCACCGGCCCCGGCCCCACCCGGGTCGACGCCCGGCAGCCGCTGCTCCCGGCCACTCCCCCGTCCGCCGAACGCTGTTGA